From Perognathus longimembris pacificus isolate PPM17 chromosome 4, ASM2315922v1, whole genome shotgun sequence, one genomic window encodes:
- the Ccl20 gene encoding C-C motif chemokine 20, with product MELNMVRCCSKSLLLAVFSSVLLFHLCSRAEAASYFDCCLQYTKFPLPPKAIVGFTQQLADEACDINAIIFHTKRRLLVCADPKQPWVKRVVHTLSQRVKKM from the exons ATGGAGCTGAACATGGTGAGGTGCTGTAGCAAGAGTCTACTCCTGGCTGTCTTCTCCTCTGTGCTGCTATTCCATCTTTGCAGCAGGGCAGAAG caGCAAGTTACTTTGACTGCTGTCTACAGTATACAAAGTTTCCCCTGCCTCCTAAGGCTATTGTGGGCTTCACACAGCAGCTAGCCGATGAAGCTTGTGACATCAATGCCATCAT CTTTCATACAAAAAGGAGATTATTGGTGTGtgcagatccaaagcagccttgGGTGAAGAGGGTGGTCCATACCCTCAG cCAAAGAGTCAAGAAgatgtga